A stretch of the Cyprinus carpio isolate SPL01 chromosome B4, ASM1834038v1, whole genome shotgun sequence genome encodes the following:
- the LOC122137255 gene encoding protein ripply2-like, which produces MEKLTLTHGFNSETNATRPWRPWIHKSRTNKPYERASAGDHHLKAPVITHPVKLFWPKSRCFDYLYLDAEILLRSYPVQATICLCEDSDSDDDDDDDEEEEHEKELS; this is translated from the exons ATGGAGAAACTCACTTTGACGCACGGATTCAACTCTGAAACAAACGCGACGCGGCCCTGGAGACCCTGGATCCACAAAAGCAGAACCAATAAG CCTTATGAGCGAGCATCAGCTGGTGACCATCACTTGAAGGCCCCTGTGATCACACACCCGGTGAA GTTGTTCTGGCCCAAATCTCGCTGTTTTGATTATCTGTACCTGGACGCTGAGATCCTCCTGCGCAGTTATCCGGTTCAGGCCACAATCTGCCTGTGTGAGGACTCGGAcagcgatgatgatgatgatgatgatgaagaagaggagcaTGAGAAGGAACTCAGCTGA
- the LOC109054901 gene encoding LOW QUALITY PROTEIN: mucin-17-like (The sequence of the model RefSeq protein was modified relative to this genomic sequence to represent the inferred CDS: deleted 2 bases in 1 codon): MAESPQEHSPGVLSRIGSWLSWGWGRDDPSSQTQQEEDHRETRADETDSPSGGETSPTLERNAKHLRLERSPSLERRSPPDLFDQMGRRRSGRRRRSSHGDGGGVKSPTSPQPESPEATSLTSGPQMTCADSAFEETSNSLPEASGAEATNSGNREDVFRAEWAQVHLSEDADSDSLVQAALVYTDMDEERVVRLTESAESKRRSIKVSHSEVVFAKKVVVPSEEQRENQNVAFKDTERPRSDGRARFPEDRVDGTNVKSKGRIADKISLFERGATNAVSSSTNLRHLDISPARNVASRLLTERVGARSSSAPPNQTVKERAMNFNAGRRGEEKLTLPSGHTMNEGHSKTAEISCSARFEKSTAKTDTSGEPKVKCKPHLNLDQTDSKSHNATQSTPVLSESTSDSNIGNKELDSLPMVSSPTDETPQVKSPNRTGSRSKKRRGKDPLSPTKPEMVQGKQEVRDKPLVDIVKTTEQYSDKERPNSAWEAVSKTPEVPPRLEKATEIMQSTKKKSDSPPADTKFPKEMKSKDEKQHSSNEEKTEQTEMDSKTEEKQRNINQKQPVHERSEGEGQMHRDVIVNTLFGESGKPDPSVTKEEKPPSPEDLKEANSKESSEPANNSAAASRKDAMRNRGSETDMLVLPEKKAENTTESDLKSAQRPSKTNQKSREKDRLAEINNQNEKNELFTETTETHKHSTEVSTSKPTEQNVEEGITSKTTKHGKSKDTSAVRQDDTTVMPTSEGKETQTTEINSELSDQTKENATSTSRTPATLNPALVKNQNDYMDAIISPQIPPTEGGGPKRDGPPLQNQSESGEEQKTQAVSNKRDLQQPSTDIKKGGTKETQSKITSTEMTSIIKGDIHSVQAEDQVSDSLKQSGENALGSSLENTLPEITSNNDNLPLSSAKKKPTSLSSKAIEASTEKSGQVTAKPASKDDTAFNDNENTTLSNSANKKTNNEKTTPPPASTNVITTSEKPTTIEKSTSPQASTNEKTSTLPASTKEKTTGLSSSTTETISATSGSNEDKNKLPPASTDETISALPASTSEKTTLPRTSDNEKTTPPTASAIEKTTPPTASAIEKTTPPTASAIEKTTPPTASAIEKTTPPTASAIEKAAPPTASAIEKTTPPAAPAIEKTTPPTASAIEKTTPPTASAIEKAAPPTASAIEKAAPPTASAIEKTTPPTASAIEKTTPPTASAIEKTTPPTASAIEKTTPPTASAIEKTTPPTASAIEKAAPPTASAIEKAAPPTASAIEKTTPPAAPAIEKSTPPAASAIEKTTPPTASAIEKAAPPTASPIEKTSPPTESAIKKTTPPAASAIEKTTPPTASPIEKTSPPTESAIEKAAPTIETTYTLSGSANEQTTPSASLTIRSPSTSLGIGDDKNKPSSTSTIETISTLLASSDEKNKPPPASANEKNTTPSETTNEKTISPQASTNCTTSTLPASPKEKTTPPPASTTKTLSTTLSCSDDENKPLLTSTNETVSANKTAPSTASTNEENTTTSESANKRTTNEETTSPQASTNETTSKKKTAPLPASTAETISATLGSNDDKNKPPPASTDDKTTSSLDLTKERTTPLPVSTNETISTLPGLANEKSTPPTALANKKAKPLPAPTIEPTSTLSDSGNEKTTLSASSTVEVASSSLGSVDDKATPPSVLTNDKTTPPPATTKENAAPPPASTNPPVSIDITTKNERTTPQPASSSFLLTSINGDNITPLPSSKEKTISPPDNDSRKATPSPEKPLGPEVSAKENIFSSKSTTPSTRKKEFILKPFLLPEIPAAPGSSSQSRDSPSSWLDVDHQRPIRKKLLIPDPKLSSSLSETNLLNTSGEFDPDDFIANVKRLAMPFNLPLRKHNKHRLQAPPFAMPAIKEDHFEKPFDPEEFQHGLRRRREFILDLPPSSKSKVTEVKEAEIKPKRESILTRSLIFQRARKEPEKEEEAIEEGSDENKTEPQKAKSRLERCSIVSLLRSPSKGRRMEFLSPTESPSGGLLSPSDGSGSTAPPQSQLAPTIEPPKLVPVEETLAKNNSRDTPSGSQVIQKPSLDIGPAMTPDLKTTSRDPTVSLLTDSNASFPLVVAKLVPRLYPNLRKMMDLPWHDLKATSADPSVTMFTDTNAPTPPSGSQTSSQVLLKQTKYDGPTLTPDLKATSFDPPITMLTNTNAPPPSCTQSGSQDDGLAMTPDLNASTPPNGSQTNSQVVLKPTTDDGPTLATDLKITSLDPSITTNASLTPSYTLSGSQDVLKPIKDDGPAMTPDLKTTSKDPTVTMFTDTNASLLLNTTQTGSDVVLRPDGPTLKTTTVDAPPPCPSFDDIKLPSFLEKFLPKEPENAQPSNKINPLMARESASIPGLVDLNKAVDVADRMIPEDTILPAPVVPAAQIPQAIPQRKLPNIPAARGIHRRPGKIVIFEHHQFSGQSIEFYRDQPDTTHMKLSSVISIKVIRGCWILYEKPGFEGRCIALEEEGVTELLNQWTEEGDKTSAPVVIGSIRLAVRDYTPPRIELFTEPAGRGRSSEYMDDTAEVGSFSRPQSTGSIKVHSGLWLVYSDPGFQGLLAVLQAGEYPFPEDWGFPLPVVSSLRPLRMGALKVEKPNAVKAVLYEKAGLEGRCVEVQGDVFSFTRTETDPSDPDNHGLNCVESLKILGGLWVGYDGEGFEGQQFVLEEGEYLDWTDWGGTGEKLLSLRRVFTDFSSPHMKMFTEPDFSERGVSIDLLEPLDNAMNTRYGPQTRSIEVLAGVWVVFEGPGFSGQQYVLEKGLYGSPEDWGSSHSRICSAVPVILENSENSCHFQIELFSESGFGGTSVLLKDSLPTIPGGFSVRSCRVHAGSWQVFSGECFSDHQCVLEEGFYPDLRTMGFSEPDASVLSLQPTGLELSVPALLLFERSGLRGRRTPLKTASVNLQLTHSCSRVSSVLVLGGIWVLYEDHNFRGSQLLLKPGAVPDWHKLSSWLRIGSLRPLVQKQVHFRLRNKEAGLLMSVSGSLDDIKLMRIQVSEESGGAEQIWTYQDGHLQCKCLLDVCVDVSSGVLMSGSRLVLSAEAGKPQQLWSITSAGIIQSHTRPELVLEVKGGQQFDKHQIIVNEFHPDKLNQRWSLELL, translated from the exons ATG gcTGAGAGTCCACAGGAGCACAGCCCAGGGGTGTTGAGTCGTATCGGGAGCTGGCTGTCATGGGGTTGGGGCAGAGATGATCCCAGCTCCCAAACACAGCAAGAGGAGGACCACAGAGAAACCAGAGCAGACGAGACAGACAGTCCTTCAGGAGGTGAGACCAGCCCAACCCTCGAGCGGAATGCCAAACATCTGAGACTCGAACGCAGTCCGTCGCTTGAGAGGAGAAGCCCACCTGATCTCTTTGACCAAATGGGACGGAGGAGATCTGGCAGAAGGAGGCGGAGCTCTCACGGAGATGGGGGCGGAGTTAAATCCCCAACCAGTCCCCAACCTGAAAGCCCTGAAGCAACCAGTTTGACGAGCGGCCCGCAGATGACATGCGCTGACTCAGCTTTTGAGGAAACGTCAAACAGCCTCCCAGAAGCCTCCGGAGCAGAAGCGACGAACTCAGGTAACCGAGAGGATGTCTTCCGAGCAGAATGGGCCCAAGTGCACCTGAGCGAAGACGCAGATTCAGATTCGCTGGTCCAAGCGGCGCTGGTTTATACAGATATGGATGAGGAACGGGTGGTGAGGCTGACGGAGAGCGCCGAATCCAAGCGCCGGAGCATCAAAGTGTCTCACAGCGAGGTGGTCTTCGCTAAAAAGGTGGTGGTCCCCTCGGAGGAGCAAAGGGAAAATCAAAATGTGGCTTTCAAAGACACCGAACGGCCGAGATCTGATGGAAGAGCCAG ATTTCCAGAGGACAGAGTGGATGGCACCAATGTGAAGTCCAAGGGCCGAATCGCAGACAAGATCAGTCTGTTTGAGAGAGGAGCCACCAATGCAGTTAGCAGCTCCACAAACCTGCGTCACCTGGATATTTCTCCAGCTCGAAATGTGGCTAGTCGTCTTTTGACAGAACGTGTCGGAGCACGGTCCAGTTCCGCACCCCCAAACCAAACGGTTAAAGAGAGGGCAATGAATTTTAATGCAGGACGGAGGGGAGAAGAGAAGCTGACGTTGCCGTCTGGTCATACGATGAACGAAGGACATTCAAAAACGGCTGAAATATCTTGTTCTGCACGTTTTGAAAAATCTACAGCAAAGACAGATACTAGCGGAGAGCCAAAGGTTAAATGCAAACCTCATTTAAACCTCGATCAAACAGACtcaaaatcccacaatgcaacacaaaGTACACCTGTATTGTCAGAAAGCACAAGTGACTCAAACATTGGGAATAAAGAGCTGGATTCTCTGCCAATGGTTTCATCACCTACTGATGAGACACCGCAGGTGAAATCGCCAAACCGGACTGGCTCGCGATCTAAAAAGCGTCGAGGCAAAGATCCACTGAGCCCCACCAAGCCAGAAATGGTTCAGGGTAAACAGGAGGTCAGGGACAAACCTCTTGTAGACATTGTAAAGACCACAGAGCAGTATTCTGATAAAGAAAGACCCAACTCTGCTTGGGAGGCCGTAAGCAAAACACCTGAAGTCCCTCCAAGGTTGGAGAAAGCAACAGAAATTATGCAAAGCACAAAGAAAAAATCAGACTCTCCACCTGCGGACACAAAATTTCCTAAAGAAATGAAAAGCAAAGATGAGAAGCAGCATAGCTCAAATGAAGAgaagacagaacagacagagatGGACTCAAAAACggaagagaaacagagaaacatcAACCAAAAACAGCCTGTTCATGAGCGCTCAGAAGGAGAGGGGCAGATGCACAGAGACGTGATTGTAAACACATTGTTTGGAGAGTCAGGGAAACCAGATCCATCTGTGACAAAAGAAGAGAAACCACCATCCCCGGAGGACCTGAAGGAGGCCAACTCTAAAGAATCCTCTGAGCCAGCCAATAACAGCGCTGCAGCCTCCAGGAAAGATGCCATGCGAAACAGAGGGAGTGAGACGGATATGCTGGTCTTACCTGAGAAAAAAGCGGAAAACACCACTGAAAGTGACTTAAAATCAGCACAAAGACCATCAAAGACAAACCAAAAGAGTCGAGAAAAAGATCGTTTGGCTGAGATTAACAATCAGAATGAGAAAAACGAGCTTTTTACAGAAACAACTGAGACACACAAACATAGTACTGAAGTCAGTACATCAAAGCCAACCGAGCAGAATGTAGAAGAAGGAATTACATCAAAGACGACTAAACATGGTAAATCAAAGGACACCTCGGCTGTGAGACAAGACGACACCACTGTTATGCCAACCAGTGAGGGTAAAGAGACTCAGACTACAGAGATAAACTCGGAATTGTCTGATCAGACTAAAGAAAACGCCACTTCTACAAGTAGGACACCGGCAACACTAAACCCTGCACTGGTCAAAAACCAAAATGACTATATGGATGCCATAATTTCACCTCAAATTCCACCTACAGAGGGAGGCGGTCCCAAAAGAGACGGGCCACCCCTACAAAACCAATCAGAGAGTGGAGAAGAACAGAAAACACAGGCAGTGTCTAATAAAAGGGATTTACAACAGCCCAGCACTGATATTAAAAAGGGAGGCACCAAGGAAACCCAGAGTAAAATCACCAGCACAGAAATGACATCCATAATAAAAGGAGATATACACTCTGTGCAGGCGGAAGATCAGGTTTCTGACTCTCTTAAGCAGTCTGGAGAAAATGCACTTGGCTCTAGCCTTGAAAATACCTTACCTGAAATAACATCCAATAATGACAATCTACCTCTGAGCTCAGCAAAAAAGAAGCCCACTTCCTTGTCATCCAAAGCCATTGAAGCATCCACTGAGAAATCTGGCCAGGTCACCGCTAAACCAGCCTCAAAAGATGATACGGCTTTCAATGATAACGAGAACACAACTCTGTCAAACTcagctaataaaaaaacaaataatgaaaagacCACTCCTCCACCAGCCTCTACAAATGTAATAACAACTTCTGAAAAACCAACAACTATCGAAAAAAGCACATCTCCACAAGCCTCAACCAATGAGAAAACCTCCACTTTGCCTGCCTCAACTAAAGAAAAGACTACAGGTCTATCATCATCAACCACTGAGACAATATCTGCTACATCAGGCtccaatgaagacaaaaacaaactTCCACCAGCCTCAACTGATGAGACAATCTCTGCTTTGCCTGCCTCAACTAGCGAAAAGACCACGCTTCCAAGAACATCAGACAATGAAAAGACTACACCTCCAACAGCATCAGCCATTGAAAAGACTACACCTCCAACAGCATCAGCCATTGAAAAGACTACACCTCCAACAGCATCAGCCATTGAAAAGACTACACCTCCAACAGCATCAGCCATTGAAAAGACTACACCTCCAACAGCATCAGCCATTGAAAAGGCCGCGCCTCCAACAGCATCAGCCATTGAAAAGACTACACCTCCAGCAGCACCAGCCATTGAAAAGACTACACCTCCAACAGCATCAGCCATTGAAAAGACTACACCTCCAACAGCATCAGCCATTGAAAAGGCCGCGCCTCCAACAGCATCAGCCATTGAAAAGGCCGCGCCTCCAACAGCATCAGCCATTGAAAAGACCACACCTCCAACAGCATCAGCCATTGAAAAGACTACACCTCCAACAGCATCAGCCATTGAAAAGACTACACCTCCAACAGCATCAGCCATTGAAAAGACTACACCTCCAACAGCATCAGCCATTGAAAAGACTACACCTCCAACAGCATCAGCCATTGAAAAGGCCGCGCCTCCAACAGCATCAGCCATTGAAAAGGCCGCGCCTCCAACAGCATCAGCCATTGAAAAGACTACACCTCCAGCAGCACCAGCCATTGAAAAGAGTACACCTCCAGCAGCATCAGCCATTGAAAAGACTACACCTCCAACAGCATCAGCCATTGAAAAAGCGGCGCCTCCAACAGCATCACCCATTGAAAAGACTTCACCTCCAACAGAATCAGCCATTAAAAAGACTACACCTCCAGCAGCATCAGCCATTGAAAAGACTACACCTCCAACAGCATCACCCATTGAAAAGACTTCACCTCCAACAGAATCAGCCATTGAAAAAGCGGCGCCAACCATTGAGACAACCTACACATTATCAGGCTCAGCTAATGAACAAACCACACCATCTGCCTCATTAACCATTAGGTCTCCCTCCACTTCATTAGGTATAGGTGATGACAAGAACAAACCTTCATCAACATCAACCATTGAAACAATCTCCACTTTATTAGCCTCCAGTGATGAAAAGAACAAACCTCCACCAGCCTCAGCTAATGAAAAGAACACAACTCCATCAGAGACAACTAATGAAAAGACCATATCTCCACAAGCCTCAACCAATTGCACAACCTCCACTTTGCCTGCCTCACCTAAAGAAAAGACTACACCTCCACCAGCATCAACCACTAAGACACTCTCTACTACATTAAGCTGCAGTGACGACGAAAACAAACCTCTGCTAACTTCAACTAATGAGACAGTCTCCGCTAATAAGACTGCGCCTTCAACAGCCTCAACAAATGAAGAGAACACAACTACATCAGAGTCAGCTAATAAAAGGACAACTAATGAAGAGACCACATCTCCACAAGCCTCAACCAATGAGACAACCTCCAAGAAAAAGACTGCACCCCTACCAGCATCAACCGCTGAGACAATCTCTGCTACATTAGGCTCCAATGATGACAAGAACAAACCTCCACCAGCCTCAACTGATGATAAAACAACATCTTCATTAGACTTAACCAAAGAGAGAACCACACCTCTACCAGTCTCAACTAATGAGACAATCTCCACTTTGCCCGGCCTAGCCAATGAAAAATCCACGCCTCCCACAGCATTAGCCAATAAAAAAGCCAAACCTCTACCAGCACCAACTATTGAGCCAACCTCCACATTATCAGACTCAGGTAATGAAAAGACCACACTATCTGCATCATCAACCGTTGAGGTTGCCTCCTCTTCATTAGGCTCAGTTGATGACAAGGCCACTCCACCATCAGTCTTAACTAATGACAAGACCACACCTCCACCAGCCACAACTAAAGAAAATGCTGCACCTCCACCAGCTTCAACCAATCCACCAGTCTCCATTGATATCACTACTAAAAATGAGAGGACCACACCACAACCAGCATCATCCTCTTTCCTGCTAACCTCCATCAATGGAGATAATATAACTCCACTTCCTTCATCCAAAGAAAAGACAATATCACCACCAGACAATGACAGTAGGAAGGCCACACCATCACCAGAAAAGCCCTTGGGTCCTGAAGTCTCAGCAAAAGAGAATATCTTCTCCAGTAAATCTACGACTCCATCCACAAGAAAAAAGGAGTTCATCCTCAAACCCTTTCTCCTTCCAGAAATCCCTGCTGCGCCCGGCAGTTCCTCCCAGAGCAGGGACTCTCCATCTAGCTGGCTTGATGTGGATCACCAACGTCCTATAAGGAAGAAGCTGTTGATTCCAGATCCCAAGCTGAGCTCCTCTTTGAGTGAGACCAACCTCCTGAACACATCGGGAGAGTTTGACCCAGATGACTTCATTGCAAATGTGAAAAGGCTAGCGATGCCATTCAATCTTCCCCTACGCAAACACAACAAACATCGCCTGCAAGCACCTCCATTTGCCATGCCTGCCATCAAAGAAGACCACTTTGAGAAACCCTTTGATCCGGAGGAGTTCCAGCATGGCTTGAGGCGAAGGAGGGAATTCATTTTGGATCTGCCTCCCAGTTCAAAATCAAAAGTCACAGAAGTCAAGGAGGCAGAGATCAAACCTAAGCGAGAGAGCATCCTCACAAGGTCCCTGATCTTCCAGAGAGCAAGGAAGGAGCCTGAAAAGGAAGAGGAAGCAATAGAGGAGGGATCAGATGAGAATAAAACAGAACCACAGAAGGCAAAGTCTCGTTTGGAGAGGTGCTCTATTGTCAGCCTTCTACGCAGCCCCAGCAAAGGAAGACGAATGGAGTTTTTAAGCCCCACTGAGAGTCCTTCAGGTGGGCTGTTATCACCCAGCGATGGTTCTGGGTCTACGGCACCTCCACAATCACAACTAGCCCCAACTATAGAACCACCCAAATTGGTCCCAGTAGAGGAAACCCTAGCTAAGAATAACAGCCGCGATACACCGTCTGGTTCTCAGGTTATTCAAAAACCTAGCTTGGACATTGGGCCTGCCATGACACCTGACCTCAAAACTACTTCAAGAGACCCCACAGTCTCTCTTTTGACAGACTCTAATGCTTCTTTTCCTCTAGTGGTAGCCAAACTAGTTCCCAGGTTGTACCCAAACCTACGAAAGATGATGGACCTACCCTGGCAC GACTTGAAAGCAACTTCAGCAGACCCTTCAGTCACCATGTTTACAGACACTAATGCTCCTACTCctcccagtggttcccaaaccagTTCCCAGGTTCtattgaaacaaacaaaatatgatgGACCTACCCTGACACCTGACTTGAAAGCAACTTCATTTGACCCTCCAATCACCATGTTAACAAACACTAATGCTCCTCCACCTAGTTGTACCCAGTCTGGTTCCCAGGATGATGGACTTGCCATGACACCTGACCTTAATGCTTCTACTCCTCCCAATGGTTCCCAGACTAATTCCCAGGTTGTACTGAAACCTACTACAGATGATGGACCTACACTGGCAACTGACTTGAAAATAACTTCATTAGACCCTTCAATCACCACTAATGCATCTCTAACGCCTAGTTATACCCTGTCTGGTTCCCAGGATGTTCTAAAACCTATCAAGGATGATGGACCTGCTATGACACCTGATCTCAAAACAACTTCAAAAGACCCCACAGTCACTATGTTTACAGATACTAATGCATCACTGCTTCTCAACACTACCCAGACTGGTTCTGATGTTGTTCTGCGACCTGATGGACCGACCCTGAAAACAACTACAGTAGATGCTCCTCCACCATGTCCTTCCTTTGATGACATCAAGTTGCCTAGTTTCCTGGAGAAATTTCTTCCAAAGGAACCTGAAAATGCTCAACCATCAAATAAGATCAACCCACTG ATGGCTAGAGAAAGTGCCTCAATACCTGGTCTAGTGGATCTGAATAAGGCTGTTGACGTAGCTGACAGGATGATCCCAGAAGATACGATTCTACCTGCACCTGTAGTTCCAGCGGCTCAAATCCCTCAAGCTATACCTCAGCGAAAACTTCCAAAT attccAGCTGCTCGCGGAATCCACCGGCGTCCTGGAAAG ATTGTGATATTTGAGCACCATCAGTTCAGCGGTCAGTCCATTGAGTTCTACAGGGATCAACCTGATACCACACACATGAAACTGTCCAGTGTCATATCTATTAAAGTGATCAGAGGATG CTGGATATTATATGAGAAACCGGGATTTGAGGGACGATGCATCGCTCTGGAAGAGGAAGGAGTTACCGAACTGCTCAATCAATGGACAGAAGAGGGTGATAAAACATCTGCCCCTGTGGTCATTGGCTCAATTCGACTGGCTGTCAGA GACTACACTCCTCCCCGGATAGAGCTGTTCACCGAGCCTGCTGGCAGAGGCAGAAGCTCTGAGTATATGGATGACACAGCAGAAGTGGGCAGTTTTAGCCGTCCTCAGAGCACCGGCTCCATCAAAGTCCACAGTGGTCT GTGGCTGGTTTACAGTGATCCGGGTTTCCAGGGTCTGCTGGCGGTTCTGCAGGCCGGAGAGTATCCGTTCCCGGAGGACTGGGGTTTCCCGTTGCCCGTGGTCAGCTCTCTGAGGCCCCTGCGGATG GGTGCTCTGAAGGTCGAGAAGCCAAACGCGGTCAAG gCCGTGTTGTATGAGAAGGCCGGTTTGGAGGGCCGATGCGTGGAGGTTCAGGGAGACGTCTTCTCCTTCACCAGGACAGAAACGGACCCGAGCGACCCGGACAATCATGGACTGAACTGTGTGGAATCACTCAAGATCCTCGGAGGCCT GTGGGTGGGATACGATGGCGAGGGTTTCGAGGGGCAGCAGTTCGTTCTGGAGGAAGGAGAGTATTTGGACTGGACAGACTGGGGCGGGACGGGGGAAAAACTCCTCTCTCTGCGGCGTGTTTTCACG gatttctccTCCCCTCATATGAAGATGTTTACTGAGCCGGACTTCTCAGAGCGCGGCGTCAGCATCGACCTCCTGGAGCCGCTGGATAACGCCATGAACACACGCTACGGCCCGCAGACGCGCTCCATCGAGGTCCTGGCCGGAGT GTGGGTGGTGTTCGAGGGCCCCGGGTTCTCGGGTCAGCAGTATGTTCTGGAGAAGGGTCTGTACGGAAGCCCGGAGGACTGGGGCTCATCCCACAGCCGCATCTGCTCGGCCGTCCCTGTGATTCTG gaAAATTCGGAAAACTCCTGCCACTTCCag ATTGAGCTGTTCTCTGAGTCTGGATTCGGTGGAACATCTGTCCTGCTGAAGGACTCGTTACCCACGATCCCCGGCGGCTTCAGTGTGCGGTCCTGCAGGGTTCATGCGGGCAG ctggcAGGTGTTCAGCGGCGAGTGTTTCTCGGATCATCAGTGTGTTCTGGAGGAGGGTTTTTATCCTGATCTGAGGACGATGGGTTTCTCTGAGCCGGACGCATCAGTGCTGTCGCTGCAGCCCACGGGACTC gagctCTCGGTGCCGGCGCTGCTCCTGTTTGAGCGCTCTGGACTCAGAGGACGGAGGACGCCACTGAAGACGGCTTCGGTGAATCTGCAGCTCACACACAGCTGCTCCAGAGTCTCATCTGTGCTGGTGCTCGGCGGCAT
- the LOC109054909 gene encoding melanocortin-2 receptor accessory protein 2B-like, producing MSEYSNQSQSGSDYEWHYEYYDEQETVSFEGLRANRYSIVIGFWVGLAVFVIFMFFVLTLLTKTGAPHPEIPDPSEKHHGLADCVLELSGSQAFSLSPLPDQSRSLYHFYIHEEAVKDAVISQGRHCGRGPRLRLQGAAEDERGDEDKHFLSDFHIPNFVSSDQCRFFSRPAGSW from the exons ATGAGTGAATATTCAAACCAGAGTCAGTCTGGCAGCGATTATGAATGGCATTATGAGTATTATGATGAGCAGGAAACCGTGTCCTTCGAGGGACTGAGAGCCAACAGAT ACTCTATTGTGATTGGTTTCTGGGTCGGACTGGCCGTGTTTGTCATCTTCATGTTCTTTGTTTTGACGCTGCTGACCAAAACAGGAGCTCCGCATCCAGA GATCCCTGATCCCAGTGAAAAGCATCATGGTCTAGCTGACTGTGTGCTGGAGCTCAGCGGCTCTCAGGCATTTTCTCTCTCGCCACTGCCGGACCAATCACGTTCCCTCTATCACTTCTACATCCACGAAGAGGCCGTCAAAGACGCCGTGATTAGCCAAGGGAGGCATTGTGGGCGGGGCCCCAGGCTCCGCCTCCAGGGGGCAGCAGAGGACGAGAGAGGAGATGAAGACAAGCATTTCCTGTCTGACTTCCACATTCCGAACTTCGTGAGCTCA GATCAGTGTAGGTTCTTCAGCAGGCCCGCTGGATCATGGTAA